In the Carassius gibelio isolate Cgi1373 ecotype wild population from Czech Republic chromosome B24, carGib1.2-hapl.c, whole genome shotgun sequence genome, one interval contains:
- the LOC128013410 gene encoding homeobox protein GBX-1-like → MQRPSGPGTAFSIDSLIGTPQPRPGHLLYTGYPMFMPYRPLMIPQALSHSSLPSGIPPLAPLASFAGRLTNTFCAGLGPGMPSMVALTTTLPSFSDPPDSFYPPQEMPGPRLGADGTGMNRQESPHDELKGSELLNFTETFQAVAGETKLYSSDDEKLDLKSAEAACSDREDSSADSENESFSDGNTCASASQKSKLKGGSQDALPPGSSAGKSRRRRTAFTSEQLLELEKEFHCKKYLSLTERSQIAHALKLSEVQVKIWFQNRRAKWKRIKAGNVNNRSGEPVRNPKIVVPIPVHVNRFTVRSQHQQIEPGSRP, encoded by the exons ATGCAGAGACCGAGCGGTCCAGGCACGGCGTTTTCCATTGATTCTTTGATTGGCACTCCACAGCCCCGGCCGGGCCACCTGCTCTACACGGGCTACCCGATGTTTATGCCGTACCGACCGCTTATGATTCCACAAGCCCTGTCGCATTCGTCGTTACCGTCGGGCATCCCTCCCTTGGCGCCGTTGGCATCGTTCGCGGGGCGCCTGACCAACACTTTTTGCGCGGGGCTGGGGCCGGGAATGCCCTCCATGGTGGCGCTCACCACCACCCTGCCCAGTTTCTCGGACCCTCCAGATAGTTTCTATCCCCCGCAGGAGATGCCGGGACCCCGGTTAGGCGCGGACGGGACGGGGATGAACCGGCAGGAGAGCCCACATGACGAACTCAAGGGCTCTGAACTCCTCAATTTCACGGAAACTTTTCAGGCGGTTGCAG GCGAGACCAAACTCTATAGTTCAGATGATGAGAAACTGGACCTGAAATCAGCGGAGGCCGCGTGCAGTGACAGGGAGGACAGTTCAGCCGACAGCGAGAACGAAAGCTTCTCCGACGGGAACACCTGCGCTTCAGCGTCCCAGAAAAGTAAACTCAAAGGCGGCTCACAGGACGCGTTACCGCCGGGCAGCTCGGCGGGAAAGAGCCGGAGGAGGAGGACTGCTTTCACTAGCGAGCAGCTGCTGGAACTCGAGAAGGAGTTTCACTGTAAGAAGTATCTGTCCCTCACCGAGCGCTCTCAGATCGCGCACGCGCTCAAACTCAGCGAGGTCCAGGTCAAAATCTGGTTCCAGAACCGCAGGGCCAAATGGAAACGCATCAAAGCCGGGAACGTCAACAACAGATCCGGGGAGCCCGTCAGGAACCCCAAAATCGTGGTGCCCATTCCCGTGCATGTCAACAGGTTCACGGTGCGGAGTCAACATCAACAGATCGAACCGGGCAGCAGGCCATGA